A stretch of Penaeus vannamei isolate JL-2024 chromosome 18, ASM4276789v1, whole genome shotgun sequence DNA encodes these proteins:
- the LOC113811633 gene encoding uncharacterized protein, whose product MVRRTWKLLCFGGLLFVVYYVCFSSTEMLRGQRDGGDGQRDLEEEDNRTLRLDQGRRGPVGTQENPLFVLILSSLPRSGSTMLSEALSTLPGSVLFFEPLWIQEKEGCIREEGCVADFLMNAFKCTYEDAFEEWLRSKTLFFDFFHRDVRKCAYESKENKERCLSQIDVRAMCRGAPVRLMKVIRARLAFLETYVRDADNFKVIYLTRDPRGSLNSIARFKSWNQDPHERCQSLEDDLATYELFSEIYPSKVFHVKYEDFCLHPENKTSEILSFLTGNHTIPQGLRDYLAEHMSRRRGNRNMSTFKESRTEFQAWRSKISEDLLRKVESEPACANSVLKMDHRLFRSAKMARDLNIPLFLK is encoded by the exons atgGTGAGACGGACATGGAAACTCCTCTGTTTTGGAGGGCTGCTCTTTGTTGTTTATTACGTGTGTTTTTCTTCTACAGAGATGCTACGAG GCCAGAGGGACGGAGGTGATGGACAGCGGGATCTGGAGGAGGAAGACAACCGCACCCTGAGGCTCGATCAGGGCCGAAGAGGTCCCGTGGGCACCCAGGAGAATCCGCTGTTCGTTCTCATCCTGAGTTCGCTCCCCCGAAGCGGCTCGACCATGCTGTCCGAAGCCCTCTCGACTCTTCCGGGTTCGGTGCTGTTCTTCGAGCCCCTCTGGATCCAGGAGAAGGAGGGCTGCATTCGCGAGGAAGGTTGCGTCGCTGACTTTTTGATGAACGCTTTCAAATGCACGTACGAAGATGCGTTCGAAGAGTGGCTGCGGAGCAAGACGCTTTTCTTCGACTTCTTTCATCGAGACGTCAGAAAATGTGCCTACGAaagtaaggaaaataaagaacgaTGTTTATCCCAAATTGATGTCCGCGCTATGTGCCGAGGCGCTCCCGTGAGGCTCATGAAGGTCATCCGCGCGAGGCTCGCGTTCCTGGAGACGTACGTGAGGGACGCGGACAACTTTAAGGTCATCTACTTGACCCGAGATCCGAGAGGATCCCTCAACTCCATCGCGAGGTTCAAGTCGTGGAACCAAGACCCTCACGAGCGGTGCCAGAGCCTCGAGGACGACCTCGCTACCTACGAACTCTTCTCGGAGATCTACCCTTCGAAGGTCTTCCACGTCAAGTACGAGGACTTTTGCCTCCACCCGGAGAACAAGACTTCGGAGATCCTGTCCTTCCTCACGGGGAACCACACGATCCCCCAAGGACTTCGGGACTACCTGGCAGAGCACATGAGCAGGCGCCGCGGGAACAGGAACATGAGCACCTTCAAGGAGAGCAGGACGGAGTTCCAGGCGTGGCGAAGCAAGATCTCCGAAGACCTGCTGAGGAAGGTGGAGAGCGAGCCGGCCTGCGCGAACTCCGTCTTGAAGATGGACCACAGACTCTTCAGATCGGCTAAAATGGCGAGAGATCTCAACATCCCTCTGTTTCTGAAATGA